A portion of the Kiritimatiellia bacterium genome contains these proteins:
- the rplQ gene encoding 50S ribosomal protein L17 encodes MRHRIQSSRFGRSSSHQKTLLASLVCALIKERRIVTTARKAQVARRLAERTMTMAKSGTLAARRRALRVLHNKQAVKILFADLAPVYKDRSGGYCRMVKTGLRRGDASPKAILEWVGLSQMDRTKKKPAEEEKKPAAS; translated from the coding sequence ATGCGACATAGAATACAATCAAGCCGCTTCGGCCGGAGTTCTTCCCATCAGAAAACCCTGCTGGCGAGCCTGGTCTGCGCTTTGATCAAAGAGCGCCGGATTGTTACCACCGCGCGGAAGGCGCAGGTGGCCCGCCGGCTGGCCGAGCGGACCATGACGATGGCCAAGAGCGGCACCCTGGCCGCAAGGCGCCGCGCTCTACGGGTCCTTCATAACAAGCAGGCGGTTAAAATTCTTTTTGCCGATCTCGCCCCGGTTTATAAAGACCGTTCGGGCGGTTACTGCCGCATGGTGAAAACCGGTTTGAGACGGGGCGATGCTTCCCCCAAGGCCATACTGGAATGGGTTGGACTGAGCCAGATGGATCGCACGAAAAAGAAGCCGGCGGAAGAAGAAAAAAAACCGGCCGCCTCCTGA